From the Achromobacter xylosoxidans A8 genome, the window CCGTGGCCGGGCTTGGCGCCTTGCGACAGCTTGATCTCGATCATCTTGACCTGCGGCGTACAGGCATTCTTGACGAAGGCCTCTTCGGAGAACGCGCCGTGTTCATCGCGGCAGCCGAAGTAGCCCGAGCCGATATTCCAGACCAGGCTGCCGCCCGGCTGGCGATGGTAGCGGCTGATGCCGCCTTCGCCGGTGTCGTGCGCGAAGTTGCCCTGGCGGGCGCCCTCGTTCAGGGCCAGGACGGCATTGGCCGACAAGGCGCCGAAGCTCATGGCCGACACGTTGAACGCGGACATGGAGTACGGCTGCTTGCACTCGGGGCCGCCCACAGTGACGCGGAAGTCGGTGTCGGGGATTTGCGAGGGCGACATGGAATGGTTGATCCATTCGTAGCGGTCGCCGTAGACGTCTTCCTGGGTTCCGAAGGGGCGCTTGTCGATTTCGCGCTTGGCGCGCTGATAGACGATGGAACGCTGCGCGCGCGAGAACGGCGCGGCCTGCGTGTCGTCTTCCAGGAAGTATTGGCGGATCTCGGGCCGGATGAACTCGAACAGGAACCGCAGATTGCCCAGGACCGGATAGTTGCGCCGGATGGCGTGGCGGGTCTGCACCAGGTCATAGACGCCCAGCGCGCCCAGCAGCGCCAGCGGCACGGCCAGCCACAGCCACCAGAGCGAGCTGGTCGCGGCTAGGGCCGCAGTGACCGCAGCGCCGATCAGGGTCAACAAGAAAGCCGTGTAACGGCCGAAAAACCAGCTCATGTCCATCTCCGTATTTCGGGATGGAGCAACCATACACCAGGAGCCGTCCCCTCGTGCCGGGGGAAGGTCCTGGAATACTGTTTCTCAGCAGCTGGAAGCGGCCGGAGTCTTCTCGACCGCGAGGCCGAAAGCCGGACGCAGGCGCACGCCCAGGGCGCTGCCGGCGAAGGCGGCAGGCAGCCACAGCCAGGCGTGCAGGCTGCCCGACAGGATGCCGCTGAAGTAGGCGCCGATATTGCAGCCGAAGGCCAGGCGCGAGCCGTAGCCCAGCAGCAGGCCGCCGATGACGGCGCCCATGAGCGAGCGGGCCGGCACCTTCCAGATGGGCGCGAACTTGCCGGCGGCGCTGGCGGCGGCAAGCGCGCCCAGCATCAGGCCGATGTCCATGACGGTGGTGACGTCCTGGCGCAGCGGCGCGGCCAGCGAGGGCTGCTTGGCCCAGTAGGCCCAGGTGGCCACGTCGCCGCCGAAGGCGTCCAGCGTCTTGGCGCCCCACAGCGCGAAGGCGGAGGTGATGCCCCAGGGGCGGCCGGCGAGCGCCAGCGTGGCGAAGTTCAGCACCACCAGCGCCACGCCGCCCCAGATCAGCGGCCAGGGACCTTGCAGCAAGGACGCCGGGCGCGCGGTGCGCGAGGCAAAGGAGATCACATGGCCGTGGCGGCGCTTTTCCAGCGCAGTGGCCGCCCACGCGATCAACGCGAACACGGCCAGGTTGATGGCCAGCGCGGGAGCCAGGCCCCAGGTCTTGATCAGCGAAGTCGGGGCCAGCGCCGGCAGGTTCGACCACCAGCCGAAGTTGGCGGTCGCGATGACCGAGCCGATGATGAAGAACAGCAGCGTGACCACCATGCGGGTATTGCCGCCACCGACCGCGAACAGCGTGCCCGAGGCGCAGCCGCCGCCCAGCTGCATGCCGATGCCGAACAGGAAGGCGCCCAGCAGGACCGAGACGCCAGGCGGCGACACGAAGCCGCTGACCGGTTGGCCGAACAGCGAGCCCGCCGCCAGAAAGGGGAAGAACAGCAGCACGCCCACGGCCAGCATCAGCATCTGCGCGCGCAGTCCGGCGCCGCGGCGGTCGGACACGAACACGCGCCAGGCTTGCGTGAAGCCGAAAGAGGCGTGGTACAGCGTTACGCCCAGCAGGGCGCCGATCACCCACAGCGCGCCCTGGCGCCAGCTGACGGTCTGGTTCAGGTAGAGCGCGCCCGCCAGCACCAGCAGCAAGGCGATCCAGAGCGGCTTGCGGTTGATCTGGATGGGCGGCAGGGCGGAAGACGGCAGGGGGAGGGTGGAAGCGTTGGTGCTCATGGGCGAGTCCCGGGGATCTGATGCGTAAGAAAGCAAAACGGGCGCGCGCAGGCACCCGTGTAGGTTTGAAAGTCTAAAGCGGCGCAAGCCTAACTCAAACCATCTATTAATGCCTTTTAAATAACTAAAAGTAATATAAAACCGCCTGGCCGCCTATTGCAGCCGCCACGCCAGCGCCGCCAAGGTCAGCAGCAGCACCGGCAAGGTCAGCACGATGCCGACCCTGAAGTAATAGCCCCAGGTGATGCGCAGGCCTTTGCGCGCCAGCACGTGCAGCCATAGCAGCGTTGCCAGGCTGCCGATGGGCGTGATCTTGGGGCCGAGATCGCTGCCGATGATGTTGGCGTAGATCATGGCATCCTTCACCGCGCCGGTGGCGCTGGTGTCCGCGATCGACAGCGCGCCCACGAGCACGGTGGGCAGGTTGTTCATGATGGACGACAGAAAGGCGGTGATCAGGCCCGTGCCCATCGCCGCGCCCCACACGCCATATTCCGCGCAACGGTCCAGCACCTGCGCCAGGTGCGCGGTCAGGCCGGCGTTGCGCAGGCCGTACACCACCAGGTACATGCCCAGCGAGAAGACCACGATGTGCCACGGGGCCTCGCGCATGATGCGCCGCGTGCCGACGATATGCTGCCGCCCGGCGATCAGCAGCAGGCCCAGCGCCCCGACGGCGGCGATGGCGCTAACCGGGATGCCCATGGGTTCCAGGATGAAAAAGCCCGCCAGCAGCAGCGCCAGCACGATCCAGCCGGCGCGGAACGTGGTCAGGTCGCGGATCGCGGAAGCGGGCGCGGGCAGTTGGCTTACGTCATAGCGCGGCGGAATGCTGCGGTGGAAGAACAGCAACAGCACCGCCAGGGTCGATGCCACGGCCATCAGGTTCACCGGCAGCATCACCGACGCGTACTCGCCGAAGCCGATGTTGAAAAAGTCGGCCGAGACGATGTTGACCAGGTTGGACACGATCAGCGCAATGCTGCCTGTGTCCGCGATGAAGCCCGCGGCCATCACGAAGGCCAGCGAAGCGCCGGGGCCGAAGCCCAGCGCCACCAGCATTTCCATGACGATGGGCGTGAGGATCAGCGCCGCGCCGTCGTTGGCGAACAGTGCGGAAACGGCCGCGCCCAGCAGCACGATCAGGACGAACAGCAGCCGGCCCCGGCCGCCGCCCCAGCGCGCCACGTGCAGCGCCGACCATTCGAAGAAGCCGGCCTCGTCCAGGATCAGGCTGGTAACGATGATGGCGATGAAGGTGGCGGTGGCGTTCCAGACGATGCGCCAGACATCCGCGATGTCGGCCGGGTGGACCACCCCCGTGGCCAGCGCGAGCGCGGCGCCCAGCACGGCGCTCCAGCCTATCGACAGGCCCCTGGGCTGCCAGATGACCAGGGTGATGGTGAGTACGAAAATGGCGGCGGCGAGCAGCATGGTGAAAGGCGTCAGGAAAGCGGATGGGCGCTGATCCAGGCGACCAGCAGGCTGACAGTCAGCACCGACGCCACCGTGGAGACCAGGATGGCGCGCGAGGTCACGCGGGCGTCGCGGCCGTACATCTGCGCCAGCATGAAAGGCCCTGTGCCGATCGGCAGCGCGCTCATCAGCACCGCGGTCCAGGCCCATACCGGCGGCATGGTGAAGACATAGAACGCCAGCACGGCCGTGACAGCGGGCTGCAGCAAGAGCTTGCCGGTGACCAGACGCATGACGCCCGGCCCCGAGCTGGACGTCTCCGTCTGCGCCAGGAACAGGCCTATCGTGACCAGCGCGCAGGGGCTGGCGGACGCGCCGAGCAAGGCCACGTAGCGGTCCACGCCCTCCGGCAGGGCGAGCCCGGTGAAGGCCCAGGCCAGGCCCAGCAGCGGCGCCGCCAGCAGCGGATTGCGCAGCAGCGCGCGCCCGACCTTGAGCAGCGTGGAGGGCAGGTTGGGCGTCTGCTGGCGGTCGAACTCGATCAGGGCGATGGCGCAGCCGAACAGCACACTGGCGGTGAGCAGGGTGGTGAAAGTAGCGGGCGCCATGCTGTCGGGGCCGAACAGCGCCAGGCATAGCGGAATGCCCATGTAGCCGGCGTTGGCGTAGGAGGCGGCCAGGCCCTGGATGCCGCGGTCGGTCAGCGCGCGCTGCGTGCGGCGCGCGCCGGCAAAAGAGACCAGGAACGTGACCGCGATGCCGCCCGCGAAGGCGCCCACGAAACCCCAATGCGCCATGTGCGCCAGGTCCACTTGCGTCATGGCGCGGAACAGCAGCGCGGGTAGCGACAGATAGACGACGTAGCGATTCAGGGCGTCGGTGGCGCCGGAACCCAGGATGCGCCAGCGGGCGGCGAGCCAGCCGGTCAGGATCAGCGCGAAGACCGGCAGGGCGGAGGTAATGACGGCGTTCATGGACAGGGACCTGGAGGGGCGCTCATTCTACTTGGGCGACGCTTGTGCCGTGCGCGTCACCAGCAGGATGCCCAGCGCCGCCAGCGCCATGCCGGGCCAGGCCAGCGCGGGGATGGCTTCGCCCAGGATGATCAGCGCGATGACGGCCGTGCAAGGCGGTACCAGGAAGAACAGCGCGGACACGCGCGAGGCCTCGCCGTAGCGGATCATGGTCAATAGCAAGGTGATGGCCACCAGCGAATTGCCCACGACCAGATAAGCCAGCGAACCCAGCAAGGGGCCGGTCCACTCGATGTGCATCGGCTCCAGCCAGAACGCCAACGGCGCGGTGGCGATCAGGCCGACCGCGTACTGCACCATATTGGAGGTGACGGGATGCGTTTGCACGCCGTAGCGCTTTTCATACAGGGTGCCCCCAGTGATGCAGAGCAGGGCGCAGATGGCGAACGCCAGGCCTAGCGGCGAGAGCACGTCGATCGAGGCCTTGGCGATGATCACCAGCGCGGCGCCCGATACCCCCAGGCCCAGGCCGGCCCAGCGGCGGGCATCGACTTTCTCGTGCGCGATCGCCGGCGCCAGCAGGCCGATCAGGATAGGCTGCAGTGAGGTGATCAGCGCCACGGCGCCGGCCGACATGCCCTGTTTGAGCGACAGGTAGGTGAAACAGAAGTAGCCTGCCTGCAACAGCAGCCCGACCATCGCCAGATGGCCCCAGGCGCTGGCGCCGCGCGGCAGCGGCGGGCGCAGAACCAGCATGAAGGGCGCAAGAATCAGCACCACGCAGGCATAGCGCAAGGCCAGGAACGTCATGGGGTCGGCATAGGCCAGACCCACTTTGAGCACGACGAAACCGCTGGACCAGAGAAGCAGGAAGAGCGCGGGCGCGGCTTTCAACCAGGCGGGGGGAGCGGCAGGCGGCATGTGGCGGAACATGGACGACGTGGGCAAGCCGCGATCGTACCCCCTTTTGGCACTTGTTCATCCCTGCCTAAAATGAGGCGTAGGATTCTTTTATTCATTTGCTGCACGCGAGGGATGGACATGTCGACCAACAAACAAGCTACGGTGCGTATCGCCCTGGGAACCTGGGACCGTTTGCGCGACGACGCATATTCGGTGCGTCACGAGGTGTTCGTCGTCGAACAGAAAGTGCCACCCGAAGTCGAGCTGGACGACGACGACGCCGTGTCGGTGCACGCCGTGGCCTACGGCCCGGACGGCACGCCGATGGGTACGGGCCGGCTTTTGCCCGACGGTCACATCGGCCGCATGGCGGTCCACAAGAAGGCGCGGGGCATGGGCGTCGGCAGCCAGTTGCTGGACGCGTTGATCAAACAAGGCCATGGCGACGGCCATCGCATGCTGGTGCTTCACGCGCAGACGCATGCGGCGGGCTTCTACCAGGCGCACGGTTTCAATGTGGAAGGCGAGGAATTCGTCGAGGCCGGTATTCCGCACGTGGTCATGACGCATGTGCTGAAGTAGGGCAGTCCCGCCCGGCTCAAGAAAATTGCGAGCCGGGCAAGCAAAATGGGCCCGACAAAGAAAAAACCCCGGACGCTTACGCGTTCGGGGTTTTTTTGGCGCATCACGCAGGTACCTCGTGATGTAATAATTGGTGCCCAGGAGAGGACTCGAACCTCCACACCTTGCGGCACACGGACCTGAACCGTGCGCGTCTACCAATTCCGCCACCTGGGCGCTGATGCTTTACTTGTCGCTTCGCTTTCGCGTTGTTTCTTGTTCAGCAGCAGAGGAATGAGATTATGCACACTTTTTTAGAAGTGTGCAAGTCGTGTGGGTTTTTTTTCATATTTTTTGCTGCCGGGCCGCTTTCGAACATTCGATATAGTGTCGCCCCATGTCCCGTACCCTTTGCACGCGTTGCCTGCGTCCTCTATCGCACTGTCTGTGCGCGCTGATTCCCTCGCTTTCCTGCCGTACTCGAGTCGTGGTGCTGCAGCATCCCAGCGAGGCGCGTCATGCCTTGAACACCGCAAGATTGGCCGTGCTGGGATTGGCGGGCGCGCAACGCGTGGTGGGCGAATATTTTTCAGAAGACGACTGGGCGTTGCCCGGCCACCTGCCTCGCTTGCTGTTTCCCGGCGAGGGCGCTGAGGTGTTGGTGCCTGGCTACGGGCAGGATCTCGGCGCGCCCATCAGGTTGATCGTGCCCGACGGCACCTGGGGGCATGCGCGCAAGCTGCTGCATATCAATCCTGCGCTTGCCGCTTTGCCGCGCGTGATGTTGCCTGCGGGACTCTCCACGCGCTATCGCGTGCGCCATGCCGATGTGGCAGGTGCCTTGTCCACGATAGAGGCCGTGACGCATGCCTTGAACGCCATCGAGGCGCCGATGAATTTCGATGCGCTGCTGCGGCCTTTCGAGGCATTGATCGATGGCCAGATCGAAGGCATGGGCGCCGATCTGTACGCACGGCATCATTTGAACCGCAAAG encodes:
- a CDS encoding YeeE/YedE family protein → MSTNASTLPLPSSALPPIQINRKPLWIALLLVLAGALYLNQTVSWRQGALWVIGALLGVTLYHASFGFTQAWRVFVSDRRGAGLRAQMLMLAVGVLLFFPFLAAGSLFGQPVSGFVSPPGVSVLLGAFLFGIGMQLGGGCASGTLFAVGGGNTRMVVTLLFFIIGSVIATANFGWWSNLPALAPTSLIKTWGLAPALAINLAVFALIAWAATALEKRRHGHVISFASRTARPASLLQGPWPLIWGGVALVVLNFATLALAGRPWGITSAFALWGAKTLDAFGGDVATWAYWAKQPSLAAPLRQDVTTVMDIGLMLGALAAASAAGKFAPIWKVPARSLMGAVIGGLLLGYGSRLAFGCNIGAYFSGILSGSLHAWLWLPAAFAGSALGVRLRPAFGLAVEKTPAASSC
- a CDS encoding arsenic transporter: MLLAAAIFVLTITLVIWQPRGLSIGWSAVLGAALALATGVVHPADIADVWRIVWNATATFIAIIVTSLILDEAGFFEWSALHVARWGGGRGRLLFVLIVLLGAAVSALFANDGAALILTPIVMEMLVALGFGPGASLAFVMAAGFIADTGSIALIVSNLVNIVSADFFNIGFGEYASVMLPVNLMAVASTLAVLLLFFHRSIPPRYDVSQLPAPASAIRDLTTFRAGWIVLALLLAGFFILEPMGIPVSAIAAVGALGLLLIAGRQHIVGTRRIMREAPWHIVVFSLGMYLVVYGLRNAGLTAHLAQVLDRCAEYGVWGAAMGTGLITAFLSSIMNNLPTVLVGALSIADTSATGAVKDAMIYANIIGSDLGPKITPIGSLATLLWLHVLARKGLRITWGYYFRVGIVLTLPVLLLTLAALAWRLQ
- a CDS encoding AEC family transporter, with protein sequence MNAVITSALPVFALILTGWLAARWRILGSGATDALNRYVVYLSLPALLFRAMTQVDLAHMAHWGFVGAFAGGIAVTFLVSFAGARRTQRALTDRGIQGLAASYANAGYMGIPLCLALFGPDSMAPATFTTLLTASVLFGCAIALIEFDRQQTPNLPSTLLKVGRALLRNPLLAAPLLGLAWAFTGLALPEGVDRYVALLGASASPCALVTIGLFLAQTETSSSGPGVMRLVTGKLLLQPAVTAVLAFYVFTMPPVWAWTAVLMSALPIGTGPFMLAQMYGRDARVTSRAILVSTVASVLTVSLLVAWISAHPLS
- a CDS encoding DMT family transporter, whose product is MPPAAPPAWLKAAPALFLLLWSSGFVVLKVGLAYADPMTFLALRYACVVLILAPFMLVLRPPLPRGASAWGHLAMVGLLLQAGYFCFTYLSLKQGMSAGAVALITSLQPILIGLLAPAIAHEKVDARRWAGLGLGVSGAALVIIAKASIDVLSPLGLAFAICALLCITGGTLYEKRYGVQTHPVTSNMVQYAVGLIATAPLAFWLEPMHIEWTGPLLGSLAYLVVGNSLVAITLLLTMIRYGEASRVSALFFLVPPCTAVIALIILGEAIPALAWPGMALAALGILLVTRTAQASPK
- a CDS encoding GNAT family N-acetyltransferase: MDMSTNKQATVRIALGTWDRLRDDAYSVRHEVFVVEQKVPPEVELDDDDAVSVHAVAYGPDGTPMGTGRLLPDGHIGRMAVHKKARGMGVGSQLLDALIKQGHGDGHRMLVLHAQTHAAGFYQAHGFNVEGEEFVEAGIPHVVMTHVLK
- a CDS encoding tRNA-uridine aminocarboxypropyltransferase, producing MSRTLCTRCLRPLSHCLCALIPSLSCRTRVVVLQHPSEARHALNTARLAVLGLAGAQRVVGEYFSEDDWALPGHLPRLLFPGEGAEVLVPGYGQDLGAPIRLIVPDGTWGHARKLLHINPALAALPRVMLPAGLSTRYRVRHADVAGALSTIEAVTHALNAIEAPMNFDALLRPFEALIDGQIEGMGADLYARHHLNRKVPWR